The Erwinia sorbitola nucleotide sequence TCAGCGACACGAAATGATTAAAGCAAAGGCTGTGCCAGAGTTTAAAAATCTGAATTTTTCAGACGATTAGTCAGTGCTGGTCTGAGTCACAGCTGAGACGCAGATCACAGAGAAATGAAAGGCACTTAAATGAGTATAGAAAAAACGCACCAGAAAGGTGCGTTGTGCGTTAAGGCAGTGCATTTGTGCCATTATTGCGGATTTTTTCGCCTGAATTTGGTGCAGCGCACCGGCAGTGATTAACTGTTTTCTGCCGCTGCCAGCTCCTCGCCTGCTAGTTGCAGTTGATACATCTGCCAGTAGCGACCCTGCGCAGCCAGCAACTGCTGATGGCTGCCTCGCTCCACCGCCTGCCCCCGATGCAATACCAAAATAGTGTCAGCTTCGGTGATGGTCGACAGTCGGTGAGCAATAACCACCAGCGTTGTACGCTCGCGCACAGCTTGCAGAGCTTTCTGGATTGCCTGCTCGGTGCCGGAGTCAATATTGGCCGTTGCTTCATCCAGAATTAAGATCTTCGGGGTTGCCACCAGTACACGAGCCATAGCCAGCAGCTGTTTTTGCCCTACGGAGAGGTTATTGCCCTGCTCGCCTAATTGAGTGTGGATCCCCTCCGGAAGCTCACGCGCCAGAGCGGCTAACTGCACCGTCTCCAGCGCCTGCCAGACGGCATCTTCGTTAATATCGCGCCCGAGCGTGACATTGGCAAAGAAGGTGTCGGCCAGCACCACCGGATCCTGCTGTACCATCGCCACAGAGCCACGCAGTGCTGCATGGCTGAGGGAGGCGAGCGGACGCCCATCAAGCAAAATCTCACCCTGACTGAGCGGATAGTAGCCCATCAGCAAATTGGCAAGCGTACTTTTTCCACTGCCGGTATGTCCCACCAGCGCAACAAAATGACGCGACGGAACCGACAAATTAATATCCGTGAGAACCGGGCGACCGCTGCGATAGGCGAAAGTCACGTCACGTATCTCGATACTGCCACTGTGCAGTGGTTCGTTGTCATCGCCATAGGGCTGACGTGGAGCATCCATCAGTTCAAAGATACGCTCCCCCGCTACCACAGCCTGTTGCAGCATCGACTGCTGCGTGGTGAGTTCGATCAGCGGCTCATTCAGACGCCCGAGATAGTTGATAAAGGCATACAGCACGCCAACCTCAATAGTACCAACGGAGGTCAGGCCGAACAGCAGCATCAAGCCGCACAGAATCATTGCAGAAAACAGACTAAGCAATGGCCGCAGCAGAAATCCGTCCAGCCTTAGCGTTTGCATGCGCGCAAGATAGTGAGAGCGGCTGGCCTCACCCATCCTTTCGCCAAAACGCGCCTGTTGACGGAACTGCTGGA carries:
- a CDS encoding SmdB family multidrug efflux ABC transporter permease/ATP-binding protein, whose amino-acid sequence is MANVIQVWPTIKRLLSYGAPWRKSLSLAVVMLWVAAAAEVLGPVLVSYFIDNMVAKHRMPVALAAGLMVSFLLLQVLAATLHYFQALLFNQAAVGVVQRLRTDVMDAALRQPLGAFDTQPVGQIISRVTNDTEVVRDLYVTVVATVLRSAALVGAMLVAMFSLDWRMALVAITIFPAVLVVMLIYQRYSTPIVRRVRSYLAEINNGFNEVINGMSVIQQFRQQARFGERMGEASRSHYLARMQTLRLDGFLLRPLLSLFSAMILCGLMLLFGLTSVGTIEVGVLYAFINYLGRLNEPLIELTTQQSMLQQAVVAGERIFELMDAPRQPYGDDNEPLHSGSIEIRDVTFAYRSGRPVLTDINLSVPSRHFVALVGHTGSGKSTLANLLMGYYPLSQGEILLDGRPLASLSHAALRGSVAMVQQDPVVLADTFFANVTLGRDINEDAVWQALETVQLAALARELPEGIHTQLGEQGNNLSVGQKQLLAMARVLVATPKILILDEATANIDSGTEQAIQKALQAVRERTTLVVIAHRLSTITEADTILVLHRGQAVERGSHQQLLAAQGRYWQMYQLQLAGEELAAAENS